One window from the genome of Saccharicrinis carchari encodes:
- a CDS encoding chymotrypsin family serine protease, with translation MDLNKLSENQDKLLKKLENAKQQLLKNPHVLAVGIGIKETNNQFTDDIAFRVFVAEKKSLKSLKTDELIPQKIEDVITDVLTPYKVTNRPGVCGSEREVVKKYRPLHAGIPISPDPQGYGTLGWFGTLDSDGSTVMLSNFHVMYDPFVSANTVDNTEKKIAQPQLGRVSKCCCCECGSDNVIGKTVLGVYSSSPLTSTAVDCAIAKIDTEFTSDLSLNITNDSTSEVLTVSGTAAAVVGTTVRKIGARSGFTTGTVVHIGDTAVEATDPDGATIAIRTGQVLVIPVPSETYQVKDDTNDLCKFAFSNSGDSGSVILNASNQIVALLYGGDEVSNSVDVTFGNNIANVLSALSSNGSAITLSTTPSGSGLRSRKASSTLAAKPSPGSLTNKLQIIRDANNESLLYKLYDKHFEEVLGLVNECRAVTLVWQRNQGPAYVAAIARTAKVESYKVPLEINGSSRQELLKAMLHALIENGSEKLIEDLQLHGEKLIATMLNGISISDFALELLKAGYIDNIPNIFNSKI, from the coding sequence ATGGATTTGAATAAGCTTTCAGAAAATCAAGACAAGCTGCTTAAAAAGCTGGAAAATGCAAAGCAGCAATTGCTAAAAAACCCACACGTTTTGGCTGTTGGTATCGGTATCAAAGAAACCAACAATCAGTTCACGGATGACATAGCTTTTAGGGTGTTTGTAGCAGAAAAGAAAAGCCTGAAATCGCTCAAAACCGATGAGCTTATCCCCCAAAAAATTGAGGATGTAATTACCGATGTGCTCACCCCCTACAAGGTGACCAACCGTCCGGGTGTTTGCGGCAGCGAGCGCGAGGTAGTTAAAAAATACAGGCCATTACATGCAGGTATTCCCATTAGCCCCGATCCACAGGGATATGGTACCCTGGGATGGTTTGGCACGCTTGATTCCGACGGCTCCACGGTCATGCTCTCTAACTTTCATGTAATGTATGACCCCTTTGTATCGGCCAATACGGTGGATAACACAGAAAAAAAAATAGCACAACCACAGTTAGGGAGAGTATCCAAATGTTGTTGTTGCGAGTGTGGCAGCGATAATGTAATTGGAAAGACCGTACTGGGCGTTTATTCGAGCAGCCCCTTGACCAGTACTGCAGTTGACTGTGCTATTGCAAAAATCGACACCGAGTTTACCTCCGATCTGTCGTTGAACATCACCAACGACTCCACGAGCGAGGTACTTACTGTTTCGGGGACCGCTGCTGCAGTAGTGGGCACAACCGTCCGCAAGATTGGCGCACGTTCCGGTTTCACCACCGGTACAGTGGTACATATCGGCGACACGGCCGTAGAAGCTACCGATCCCGACGGGGCAACCATTGCCATACGAACCGGGCAGGTACTTGTTATCCCGGTGCCCTCGGAGACCTACCAGGTAAAGGACGATACCAACGATTTATGCAAGTTTGCCTTCTCAAACTCAGGCGATTCCGGTTCTGTTATCCTAAACGCATCCAACCAGATTGTCGCTTTACTTTACGGAGGCGACGAGGTGAGCAACTCGGTTGATGTTACCTTTGGCAACAACATCGCCAATGTACTTTCGGCGCTAAGCTCCAACGGCTCTGCCATTACGCTTTCAACAACGCCAAGTGGCTCGGGGTTACGCAGCAGAAAGGCAAGCAGCACATTAGCTGCGAAACCTTCGCCCGGCTCCCTTACGAACAAACTCCAAATAATCCGCGACGCCAACAACGAAAGTCTCTTGTACAAACTGTACGATAAGCACTTTGAGGAAGTCCTGGGCCTGGTAAACGAATGCCGTGCTGTAACACTGGTGTGGCAACGCAATCAAGGGCCGGCTTATGTGGCCGCCATCGCCAGAACGGCCAAAGTAGAAAGCTACAAAGTACCGCTTGAGATAAACGGATCAAGCCGTCAAGAACTGTTGAAAGCCATGCTCCATGCCCTCATCGAAAACGGAAGTGAAAAACTGATAGAAGACCTGCAATTGCACGGTGAAAAGCTGATTGCGACAATGCTCAACGGGATTTCCATATCCGATTTTGCACTTGAATTGCTCAAGGCCGGATATATAGATAATATCCCAAATATATTTAACTCCAAAATTTAG
- a CDS encoding acyl-CoA thioester hydrolase/BAAT C-terminal domain-containing protein produces the protein MIKYRKYIAGIGILSILLVGYFITDRILFDGIKPRGILNKGFQANYFAEDSAERTVCIVLVGGGAWGDYWGQLFAQSGYVGLSLPYTGREGLPRLPEEIDLEYFENAIKWLKLQAEVKPDKIVVMGASRNAELALVIASTYPELVSGVIAYAPSSVAWSNTVLPYSSDEIKSSWRHSGSDIPYVPMNKISGNPSNRIELIDYWKSGLAKTDDVSRAAIRVENINGPILLLSGKDDMVWPSALMADSIEKRIKDSNYPFTFENIQYENAGHLISSNPDVASTVRTGKINIAGKNYEFEYGGTIEGDQKARLNAKKKVLDYIRKL, from the coding sequence ATGATTAAATACAGAAAGTATATTGCTGGGATTGGGATACTTTCCATCCTATTGGTTGGATATTTTATTACCGACCGTATTTTATTCGATGGAATTAAACCGAGAGGCATCCTTAATAAGGGTTTTCAGGCGAATTATTTTGCAGAAGATAGTGCAGAAAGAACAGTATGCATTGTTTTAGTAGGTGGTGGTGCCTGGGGGGATTATTGGGGACAACTTTTTGCACAATCAGGTTATGTGGGTCTTTCGTTGCCTTATACAGGAAGGGAGGGCTTACCCAGATTGCCCGAAGAGATCGATCTGGAATATTTTGAAAATGCTATTAAGTGGTTAAAATTGCAAGCGGAAGTTAAGCCTGATAAAATAGTTGTAATGGGAGCTTCCCGAAACGCAGAATTAGCCTTGGTAATTGCATCCACCTACCCTGAGCTGGTGAGTGGCGTTATCGCTTATGCGCCTAGTTCGGTTGCCTGGTCAAATACCGTACTACCCTATAGCTCAGATGAAATAAAATCAAGTTGGAGACATAGTGGTAGCGATATCCCGTATGTGCCCATGAACAAAATATCCGGTAACCCATCAAATAGAATCGAACTAATTGATTATTGGAAAAGTGGTTTGGCTAAAACTGATGATGTAAGCAGAGCTGCAATTAGGGTGGAAAATATTAATGGACCGATATTACTTTTGTCGGGGAAAGATGATATGGTTTGGCCTTCGGCATTAATGGCAGATAGCATAGAAAAAAGGATAAAAGATAGTAACTACCCATTCACTTTTGAGAATATACAATATGAAAATGCCGGACACCTGATTTCAAGCAACCCGGATGTAGCGTCAACTGTTAGAACAGGTAAAATCAACATCGCGGGTAAAAACTATGAATTTGAATATGGAGGAACAATTGAAGGGGACCAGAAAGCAAGGCTGAATGCGAAAAAAAAAGTATTGGATTATATAAGGAAATTATAA
- a CDS encoding DUF6603 domain-containing protein encodes MPSPNENTGTLEAILMGLAQVMEPLKEDLKDNKAIVLLAQLGLELPDAVNGVSGFANAAQKTFTAARKLPDLVQEVIDGIDAGDYSKIGNLLQGIITTVKAIKDLADAIKTLSGVSGISQAELNEFAEKLPRRLFDYLVVRNLEGVPVLPEVMEFVGIIQRNLDKIGSGGHSRAEITRYIFDINQIGKLIKSPKDVLKILYRWGENTFGDSELLTDLQSLLGKAGVPAVVDDTVNPPVLDVLALEISPKTDVQPWALNVGISEDINIDTSVPINDGGDWKLEALAKSDLKASAAIIIHPDGNIDFDSSAASTGEYGLRFTAGKADNTPFIIFGEAEGSRLEVAKFIVTASAGLNFDLGNSASAAFKVLGEIKGGKLKVDMSQGDGFLAQILSGIKIDSDFEMGFGFDTDDGLFFTGSSTLEIQLPSHIDLGPIEIDALTFSIGVGTDSGELEIPIGLSANIKAELGPIAASVEGIGILGFLSFPDDKTNNNLGPVDFDLKFKPPNGVGLSLDAGVVKGGGYLYFDFEREEYAGALELVFAEWIALRAIGLITTKMPDGSKGFSMILIITVEFGSGIQLGFGFTLLGVGGIIGVNRIVNVDPLKDGIRNGSVESVMFPQDIIANAPRIISDLRKFFPTMQDTFLIGPMVKIGWGTPNLLSLSMGLILEFPEANITILGVIKVVLPDEEADVLRLQVNFIGRLEPSNKLLWFYAELYDSRVLFITLEGGMGLFVHWGSPANFVVSVGGFHPRYSPPPLPFPAPPRLAVNILNTSYARVRIEAYFAVTSNSVQFGAKVEVFFGVSAFNIDGHLAFDALFQFDPFFFSFGLSISLSVKVFGIGLFSVGFSGILEGPTPWHIAGKGKISLLFFKIKVPFSATWGDEENTKLDPIVVFPLLEKELNALTNWEAKLPSTSHISVTLRQLGAGDSDQLVLHPVGKLQISQRKVPLNFKINKVGNQKPSDTNKLFVKAQIQGGSTLAATPVKEEFAIGQYTELDDSKRLSSPGYEPLESGLEVAVEGDQMKTSMATKRVIRYETNIIDNNFKKFIRRPFYLYFRTGFSLLFNLLFGHFLKGSAVAQAAVSMQSKKRMQPFDEKITVAPNEYSVAFNEDNTSVDPTMSFSSQAMANQFMNEQIQNNPAMASQIHVIPNTEINFVV; translated from the coding sequence ATGCCATCTCCCAATGAAAATACCGGAACGCTCGAGGCCATCTTGATGGGATTGGCTCAGGTAATGGAACCATTAAAGGAAGACCTGAAAGACAACAAGGCCATTGTTCTGTTGGCCCAGTTGGGGCTTGAATTGCCTGATGCCGTAAATGGCGTATCAGGCTTTGCCAATGCGGCTCAAAAAACTTTTACGGCCGCCCGCAAACTCCCCGACCTTGTTCAGGAAGTGATAGATGGTATTGATGCCGGCGATTATAGTAAGATTGGCAATTTGCTCCAGGGCATCATCACAACCGTTAAAGCCATCAAGGATTTGGCCGATGCCATTAAAACACTATCGGGCGTGTCCGGCATTTCACAGGCCGAGCTCAACGAATTTGCCGAAAAGTTGCCGCGAAGGCTCTTTGACTACCTTGTGGTGCGCAACCTCGAAGGCGTTCCCGTATTGCCCGAAGTAATGGAGTTTGTGGGCATCATACAGCGTAACCTCGATAAAATAGGCTCCGGTGGACATAGTAGGGCCGAGATAACCAGATACATCTTCGACATCAACCAAATAGGCAAACTGATCAAATCGCCTAAGGATGTACTTAAAATATTATATCGCTGGGGCGAGAATACCTTTGGCGACAGCGAACTACTCACCGACCTGCAATCTCTATTGGGCAAGGCGGGCGTGCCAGCGGTTGTTGACGATACGGTAAATCCCCCGGTGCTGGACGTGCTGGCGCTGGAAATATCGCCCAAGACCGATGTGCAGCCCTGGGCGCTCAACGTCGGCATTTCCGAAGACATTAATATTGACACCTCAGTTCCTATCAACGATGGTGGTGATTGGAAACTCGAGGCCCTGGCCAAAAGTGACCTGAAAGCCAGCGCGGCCATCATCATTCATCCCGACGGCAATATCGATTTTGACTCCTCGGCTGCCAGCACCGGCGAATATGGCTTGCGCTTTACCGCAGGCAAGGCCGACAACACGCCATTTATTATCTTTGGCGAAGCCGAAGGCTCCAGGCTCGAAGTGGCCAAATTTATCGTTACCGCTTCCGCCGGGTTAAACTTCGACCTGGGCAACTCCGCCAGTGCCGCCTTTAAAGTGTTGGGCGAGATAAAAGGGGGGAAGCTAAAAGTAGATATGTCGCAGGGCGACGGATTCCTGGCCCAGATACTGTCGGGCATTAAAATAGATTCCGATTTTGAGATGGGCTTTGGCTTCGATACCGACGACGGGCTCTTCTTCACTGGAAGCTCCACCCTCGAAATTCAGCTCCCCTCGCATATCGATTTGGGACCCATCGAAATTGACGCCCTCACATTCAGTATCGGGGTGGGAACCGACAGCGGAGAGCTTGAAATACCCATTGGCCTAAGCGCCAATATAAAAGCCGAGCTCGGCCCCATCGCTGCCTCCGTTGAAGGCATTGGCATACTGGGCTTTCTCAGCTTTCCCGACGACAAGACCAACAACAACCTGGGACCCGTCGATTTCGACCTTAAATTTAAACCGCCCAATGGTGTAGGTCTCTCGCTGGATGCCGGTGTGGTGAAAGGCGGCGGTTACCTGTACTTCGATTTTGAACGGGAAGAATATGCCGGCGCACTGGAACTGGTATTCGCCGAATGGATCGCCCTGCGCGCCATCGGTCTGATCACCACCAAAATGCCCGACGGCTCCAAAGGCTTTTCGATGATATTGATTATCACCGTTGAATTTGGTAGCGGCATACAACTCGGATTTGGATTTACCCTACTGGGTGTTGGCGGAATCATCGGTGTAAACCGGATCGTAAACGTGGATCCGTTAAAAGATGGTATCCGGAACGGCTCGGTGGAAAGCGTTATGTTCCCGCAGGATATTATTGCCAACGCGCCGCGTATTATCAGCGACTTGCGTAAGTTTTTCCCTACCATGCAGGATACATTCCTGATTGGTCCGATGGTAAAAATCGGCTGGGGGACACCAAACCTCCTAAGCCTTTCCATGGGGCTCATACTCGAATTCCCCGAAGCCAACATCACCATACTCGGTGTGATAAAAGTGGTGCTGCCCGACGAAGAGGCCGACGTACTGCGTCTGCAGGTCAACTTTATCGGACGCCTGGAACCATCCAACAAATTACTGTGGTTCTATGCCGAATTATATGATAGTCGTGTTTTATTTATCACATTGGAAGGCGGCATGGGACTGTTCGTACATTGGGGCAGCCCGGCTAATTTCGTGGTCAGCGTGGGTGGCTTCCACCCCAGGTACAGTCCGCCACCCTTGCCATTCCCCGCACCGCCCCGTTTGGCGGTCAACATACTGAACACCTCTTATGCCAGGGTACGTATCGAAGCCTACTTTGCCGTAACCTCCAACTCCGTACAGTTCGGGGCTAAGGTAGAGGTGTTTTTTGGGGTGAGTGCTTTTAACATCGACGGTCATCTGGCTTTTGATGCCCTGTTCCAGTTCGATCCGTTCTTCTTCAGCTTCGGATTGTCCATCAGCCTATCCGTAAAAGTATTTGGCATAGGATTGTTCAGCGTAGGCTTTAGCGGCATACTCGAAGGGCCAACACCCTGGCACATCGCCGGGAAAGGCAAGATCAGCCTGCTGTTCTTCAAAATCAAGGTGCCCTTCAGTGCAACCTGGGGCGACGAGGAAAACACCAAGCTCGACCCCATTGTGGTGTTCCCATTATTAGAGAAAGAGTTGAACGCCCTTACCAACTGGGAAGCCAAACTGCCTTCTACAAGCCATATATCAGTTACGCTGCGCCAGCTTGGCGCAGGCGATAGCGATCAATTGGTGCTGCATCCCGTAGGCAAGCTGCAGATAAGCCAGCGCAAGGTGCCGTTGAATTTTAAAATTAACAAGGTGGGCAACCAAAAGCCCTCCGACACCAATAAGCTGTTTGTTAAAGCACAAATCCAGGGCGGAAGCACTTTAGCGGCTACCCCGGTCAAGGAAGAGTTTGCCATAGGCCAATATACAGAGCTGGATGATTCCAAACGATTGTCGAGCCCCGGATACGAGCCGCTGGAAAGTGGATTGGAAGTGGCTGTGGAAGGCGATCAGATGAAGACCAGCATGGCCACTAAGCGGGTTATTCGTTACGAAACGAACATCATCGACAATAACTTTAAAAAGTTCATCCGTCGTCCGTTCTATCTCTATTTCCGAACTGGTTTTTCACTGTTGTTCAATTTGTTGTTCGGTCATTTTCTGAAAGGAAGTGCAGTTGCCCAAGCTGCTGTATCTATGCAAAGCAAAAAACGCATGCAGCCTTTCGACGAAAAGATAACGGTAGCACCCAATGAATATTCAGTAGCTTTTAACGAGGACAACACCTCGGTGGATCCAACAATGTCGTTCAGCAGTCAGGCTATGGCCAATCAATTTATGAACGAACAGATACAAAATAACCCGGCCATGGCCAGTCAAATACATGTGATTCCGAACACCGAAATAAACTTTGTAGTATGA